From the genome of Bacillus sp. 2205SS5-2:
CTGAGATTCTTCCAATAATTCACTTACTTTTTCTTTATATTGAGCTTGTTTATGCAGAAATTCATTTAAGTTATCCAAGAGAGAATGCATTTGTGAAAACATTGTATTTGCATTCGTCCATGGTTCAGGAAGACGCTGCTTCCACTTGTCTTCAAAATCCTTTATTTCGATTTGAATTGATTGAACTAATTGTTGTTGAATCTTTTTCTTTCTTTGCTCTTTTAAAAGGTTTTCCAATTCATCGAACGCTTCCTCGAGAACACTCCATTGTAAACTTAATGGAAATCCTAATTTTCGTTTTAATGATTGGAAATTCTCTTCATTGATATGTTGCTTTTCATCCCAATCCGACTGAGTATTTTTCACTTGCTTGAATCGAAATTGCTGCTCATCTGAACGAATTATTTTTTGTTTCCATTCCATTCTTAACTGACGTTGTTCTTGCAAGAGATTCTCATCCATTTTTTCTGGATAGTCCCTAATTTGTTGATCAAGCTGTTCTAGACGTTTTTGCACCTTTGAAACATTTATGTTGTTTTTTTGACGAGAATAAATATAGCCAGAAAATAAAGCTATACCACTAATTAGGAAAACAATCGTAATGATAGTTTGATTCAACATTAAGCCAAGTGTCATTCCAGTAAATATCACCAGACTAACCAATAAAATCCAGATAAGTGGAGTTGTGACAACAGATTCTTGCTGCAAAAGTAGCATTCTTTCTTTTTGTATCTCTTTTCTTTTTTCCACTTGATGAGACTGCTCTAGCAGCTCATTGAACTCTTTTTCTTCTAACATTAAGGCTTCAACTGAAGCGCACTGTTGCTCCGCCATCCGTAAGCCTTCTCTCTCTCTTTGATAGCTAGCTTGAATATGAGTATAGGAGGATTGGAGAGAAATATGCTCCTGAAGTAATTGTTTTACTTCATGCTTAACCAATATTCCCGTCTCCAGTTTGGCTAATTCATCTTCATCAAACCTTAAGTTCAGCTTATTAATACGTTGGGAGATACTTGAATGAATGACTACTAAATCTCTTTGTACCGCCTCTAGCTCTTGTTGCAGCTTTCGAAAGCTTTCTTCTTGCTGTATGAACGAGTGGATCTCTTGTTTATATGGAAGCAAATGTCTTTGCGATTCATAAGGACTCATTTCTTCCTGTAGCGAGGTTTCCTTTTCCCTATTCCGTTGCAGCTTTACGGCTATAGTTTTAGCGGTTTGACGGTATCTTTCTAACAATTCAAGTCCATCTATAGGGAAATTCACCGCATTTTCCAATAGAGCTAGATTCTCTTGAAGTTGTTGTCTTTCTTGATATAAGGGTAGTTTTTCTTGATACGACAATAGTTCCTGCTTTTCTTTTAGCATCTGGTTTTGCATTTCTTTTAATTCAGAGAAAGATGCCTCTCTTTCTGCTTTCCGTTTTATTAGCTCAAGATACTGACCATTTTTCTTTTTTTCAATTTTCAACTCCTTTTCAAGCTCCTTTAACTCATTGAGAAGCACGTTAATAATAGGTTTTTTCCCACTTTTACGATAAAGTTGGTTTTTTTCTTTTTCCCAACGATTTTCTAGTTGGAATACCTCATCTGTTCCATTTACGGCTGCTGAAAACAGATAACGACTGATTTCCTCATCGGACAATCTAGAGAGATTTTGTAGGCCGTGAATATCAAATGAAAAGATATTTTGAAATGTTTCCTTTTCAATTCCATTTAGGATAGTAGCTAGTTCTTTTTCTCCCCCAATAGTTCCATTTTCTAAATAGACCGAAACGTCCCCAGTTGCTTTGCCTTTTTTGCGTTCAATTACTATTTCACCATAAATATCACTTTGAAAAATGACTTTTCCTCCATAGGCGGTATGATGTAAAGGTTCATACCTTGGCTCATTCTGAACCTTAGTTGGAAAGCCAAAAAGTACACTGTGGAAAAAATGTTGAATGGAGCTTTTACCTGCTTCATTTTCGCCATAAACCAATTGAAATTGTTGGATATCCTTCACTTCTAAATCATTAATTTTACCGTACCCATAAATATGGAATCCTTTGATTCTCATCTTATTCGTCCTTTGCTTTCATAGTCGATTCTAATAAGATTGCTGTCTTTTCTTTTAGTTTACTTTTGCTATTAAAATTATCATCATTAAGATAGCGACTTGCTTGTGGATGAGTATACAAATCGGCAACTGCCTCTTCCCAGTCTTTGTCACTCCATCCTTCCATTGTTTCATGTAACTCTAATAATATTGGAGAGTTCTGTACACTTTTTGACACTGTTTCAATCGATAGAGAATGAATCCAAACAAATCTTTCTTCAACATCTTCTCCATCTTGTAAAGATTGAAGTAATTCACCATTGTGTATGGAACTAGCAATCATTGAAGAACAATTTCCATTAATTTTTATTTCAAGTAATGTACCAGTATACAGCTCTCGATAACCTTCTTTTACTCTTTGAAGCATAGAATAGAATTCTGAAAAACTAATTTCTTCTTCTAAATTAACATTCTTTTGTACCCAAACAACTTCCTGAGTTGGTACAAATTGAAGATTTGTCTCGTCTTTTGAAAGTATCACATGATAGCAACCTTTTTCACCTATCTCATTTCGATGACGCCCCTGTATATTGCCAGGATAGAGAATAAGCGGTGTTGAAGAGAGCTTCTGAGCTTTGTGAATATGCCCAAGAGCCCAGTAATCCATTCCTGTGTTAACAAGCTCTGAGAGCGTAAAGGGAGCATATGGTTGATGAGTGCTCCCTAATAAGCTCCCCTCGCTCCCATGCAGGAGCGCTATATGAAAATCTGCTGAATTTTTGATGAGCGGATATTCCTTGATTTTCCGATCATAAATATGCCTCTCACGATAACTAAATCCATAAAGATGAACTTGTTGATGTTGTTTTGTTTCCAATTTCAATTCTTCAACATGTTCACCAAAAATATGCACGTTGCCAGGCATGGATAGTTCGTGCCAGTTGCCGGACAAATGATCGTGATTTCCATGAATAATAAACACTGGAATCGATGCTTCTTGCAATAGACGAAATTGTTTTTGTAAACGAGCCTGTGCTTTTATGCTTCGGTCCTCCCCATCATATAAATCTCCACTGATGAGTAAAAAATCAACCTCCCGTTGAATCGCTTCCTTTACTATCCGTTCGAACGAGAGAAATGTACTATTACATAGTTTATTGAAAATCTCTTTTGGGAGAGATTTCAATCCGGTAAATGGACTATCTAAATGCAAATCTGCTGTGTGAATAAATTGTATAGTGGGCACTTACTAAACCTCCTAATGATACGAATGCACGTTCTCTCTTTCTTCCATTATAGCCTAAATAAGGGCAGAAATTCATTTCATTTAGCAAAGAATCTTCATTTTAATCTAGAAAAAATTAAGAAAAAACCGCTTGAATAGTTTTATTCAAGCGGTTCAGAGAAATGAAATCAAGAGAGTTACTCTTTTTTAGATAATTGTAATGCTTTACGAATATTTTTAAATGGGGTTGATTTCCCGTACATCAATACGCCACCTCGATACACCCTCGCACCAAAAATAGCAAAAGCAAAGATCGTCCCAGCCAATAGTGAAATGCTAAGCAATATTTCCCAGGCGGGGATATTTAGCATACCTACCCGAAGAAACATAACCATTGGTGTGAAAATTGGAATAAACGATGTAATCGTAATAAATGGAGATTCAGGATCCCCCAAGCCAACCATGGAAATCAAAAACCCTATAATGATTATAAATGTCATCGGCATAACTACTTGCTGTACATCCTCGACTCGACTTACTAAAGAGCCAAGAAGTGCTGCCAATGTAGCAAATAAGAAATATCCTAGTAAGAAAAAGACAACCGCATAAAATATTGTAAGTGGCGGAGTATTTTCAAAACCCATAAATTCGAAAAATCCACCAGACAATTCACCTTTTGCACCGGAAATGGCAAAATATCCTGCTCCTAACCAAACGGCCATTTGTGTTAACCCTAACAAACCAATTCCTAAGATTTTTGCAAACATTTGTTGAACAGGTGATACACTTGAAATTAAGATTTCCATCACACGTGATGATTTCTCATTTGCAACATCTACTGCAATCATATTGGCGTACATGATCACCGCAAAATAAATAAAGAATAAGAGAACATACACTAGTCCACGTGCTTGATTTAATTCTTCTTCGGTTTTCGCGCTCTCTGATAAAGCTACTTTCTCGAACGGAGCAATGGAACTTAAAACTGCCAATTTCTCAGCTGAAAGATCTAGTTTTTGAGCAGCGATGGATGAACGCGTAACCTGTAATGCTCTTCGGAGTTCCTCAGATAAAGAAGAGTCCGTTACCGATATTGCCTTATACACTCCCTGTGGGAGGTTTTGTTCATCATAAGAAAGAATTAGGTATGCTGAGTAGTCTCCTGCTTCCACTTTCTTTTCCAACGATTCTTCGTCCGCACTGGATTTTTCTAAAATAAGCTCCTGATTCATTTCACTTATTTGAGCTTGATAGCTATCAAATAATTCATTCGTATTATCCAACACCGCAATAGTTTGGGATTCCCCTTCATCGTCCAAAGCTGAAATAATATTCTCAAAGTTTACAAGCAAAAAAATAGCTCCAGCTATAAGTAATGTCGTAATTAGAAATTGTTTGGATTTGAATTTTGTCGAATACGTTTGCAAGAGCATAATAAGAAAATTATTCATAGGAAGCACCCACCTTTTCAATGAAAATATCATTTAATGAGGGCTCTTCCAGTTCGAACTTTGTTACAAATCCTTTTCCTGTAATTTCCGATAGAATTTTTTGTGCAATTGCTTCAGCTTCTACCTGTAACACGACACCTTGTACATTCTCGCGAAATTTTATTACACCAGGAACCTCTTTTAAAAATGATAAATCAAAATCGGCTTGCACTATAACATTCTTTTTCCCGAATGACCGCTTAATTTCTTTTAGATTTCCATGTACAATTGGTTTTCCATGATGCATTATGCATAAATGCTCACAAAGTTCTTCCACGTGCTCCATTCGATGAGAAGCAAAGACAATCGTAGTCCCGTTGTTCTTTAACTCAATAACCGCTTCTTTGAGCTGTTCAACATTGACAGGATCTAACCCACTAAATGGCTCGTCTAAAATTAGTAATTTAGGTTTATGTATAATAGCAGCAATAAATTGAATCTTTTGCTGATTTCCTTTTGATAACTCTTCTACTTTTTTATCCGCATTTTCAGGCACATTAAAGCGATTTAGCCAATACATTAATTCTATTTCAGCAGCTTTTTTATCCATCCCACGAAGCCTTGCTAAATAAATGATTTGCTCTTTTACTTTTATTTTTGGATATAATCCGCGTTCTTCAGGTAAATAGCCAATTTGTGAACTTGTACCATAATTAATTAGGGAATCCTTCCACAAAATCTCCCCTTCAGATGAATCAAGTAAACCGATAATCATTCGAAATGTTGTAGTCTTACCTGCTCCGTTTGCGCCAAGAAATCCAAAGATTTCTCTTTCGGGAATAGCTAATGAAAGATTATCAACCGCGGTGAAACTCCCGAAGCGCTTCGTTACATTTTTAATCGCTAATGTCATCTTTACTACAGCCCCTTTCCTCTACATTCTACGATATTATTCAAAATAAGGTTTCACTTTACTATTATATAAGTTTACCAAAGTTAAATTAATAATGAAGAGATTTTTGATTTCTAAATAAAAAATGTGAAATAACTCAAAAAAACTCACTGCCTATTTTTTCTACACGCAAGGAACAACAAAGGTTACGAAAAGTGCTTTTCAAAATGAGGAAATTATGCAAAAATAATAGTAACTATCAGATTTTTCATTTTGAAAGGAGAGAAACTAATGAATGTATATAAATTAACTGTTTTTGAAAAAAATGGTGAAAAAATTTTAGAAGAAAACGTAAATGCTACCGATGATTCTCAAGCTAAACAGCTGGGGGCGGCTCTCGTAGAAGAAAAAGGATTTGCTGAAAAAACACACCGTTTTACTTCTCCAAAAGGAAAATTACTATTATTTCACGTCTAAATGAAAGCGTTTAAAAAAGAGTCTTGGGTATATCCAAGACTCTTTTTTTTATTCTCCTTGAAACTTTGGCTTTCTTTTTTCAATAAAAGCTTGTACTCCTTCTTGATGATCTTTTGTTTGGCGCATTGTCCATTGACCTTCTTTTTCCATTTCTAACATTTTTATTAATTTTGGTGCATGATTGGTTGTAAGGATATTTTTTGTTTTAATCATCGCTTGAAGAGGACTATGTAAACATTTTTTAGTATAGCTTTCAACAGCCTCATCTAATTTCCCAGCAGCCACCACCTCTTCCACCATTCCTTTGAGGAGTGCTTCTTGACCACCTATGACTTTCCCTTTCCAAATCATTTGTTTTGCTTTGGCAACACCTAAGCGCTGCTCCATAAAGAAATGTCCACCACCATCAGGAATCAACCCAATGCCAATAAAGTTCATCGCTAGTTTGCTGTCTTCTTCACAGATAAGATAATCACATGCTAATGCTAGTGATAAGCCTAAACCTGCTGCAGCACCATGAATACCGGCAATCGTCACCTTTGGCATTGTATAGAGCGTAACCGCAATATTACCGATGGTTTCCATGATACTATGAAATTCTTGCTCGGATGCCATAGCAAGCATTTCCTTAATATCTCCCCCCGATGAAAAGGCTCCTCCTTTTCCTTTCAAAATAAGTATTTGAATGCTCTTGTCCTTTTTTAATTCGGTTAAACAGTTTAAAAGTTCTCTTAATAATGGAATGTTCATCGCATTCAATGATTTCGGACGATTCAATTCTATGATCGCAGTTTTCCCTTCAAGAGTTACGTGTAAAGTATCATAATCCATTTTCGTTTGCAAAATAATTCCCCTCCCATAATATAAGAGTAACGTAATTTCCATTTTAAATAAACAAATTTTTCTAAAAATACAATAAATAATAAATTAAAAAAATTGCTTCATATGTTTTTGTTGATTTACACTCGATATTATTTCTGGTTAGCTACGTCTAACAATGTACTTCCTTAGTATCTTCGCCTCAAATGTCATTCCGGTTTCATCTGGAGCCTCATGTAAATAAAATTCTTCACTTTAACTTTCTTGAACATGTGAATAGAAAGTTTTTATTCTCAACTCCATATTTTGATTTTTCGCTTAGTTTAAAATCCTATTTCTCTTTTTGTTTGAATATTCACACGAATAAATGTAGGGGACAACACCTAAAAGGCGCGTCCCCTACACTATGCATGATTATTTAAGAAAATAATTCATTCAATATTTCTATCTTTTTCTCTGTATATTCTTTGAACCCTTCATTATACGACTTAGGGTCTTTCGGATTCGCAAAGTGAGTGATTTTTCCCGTCTTTGGATCAATGAATTTTGATGCCGCTCCACATCCGATTCCAATAATGGTTTGAAGTTCCTCCATAATCATAATATTATAGATGCTTTCCTGACCGATTAAGGAATAGCCAACATTCTCCAAGTTTCCTAAAATATTTTTCTGACGATATAAATAATAGGGATGGTAATCATGATTCTTCGTCCAGTCCTCTGCTAAGGTCATCATCGATTCAATTTCCTTTCGCTGAGCTACCTTGTATTTCTCTTTATTTTTCGTCATCTCAGACGCTCGTTTAAATGAAAGGGTATGGACGGTTAAAGATTCAGGCATTAATTTTTCGGTTTCAGCTAGCGTATGTTGAAACTCTGGTATTCCTTCACCTGGAAGACCAATGATGAGATCCATATTAATATTATTCATCCCCATTGAACGGGCAAGATGGTACTTTTCAATCGTCTCTTCTACCGAATGATGTCGACCAATCGCTTTCAGAGTTTCATTACTATATGACTGTGGATTAATTGAGATACGGTCAATATTCCATTTATTTAGTACTTCTAACTTTTGAGATGTAATTGTATCTGGTCGCCCTGCTTCGACTGTGATTTCGCGAATATTCTTCACATCTGGGAACGAATCGTACATTTCTTCATACAGCATGTCCATTTCTTCTGCTGTAATGGAGGTTGGAGTCCCGCCTCCGTAATATACAGTCGTTATGTTGATGCCTTTTTCCTTCATCCATTTGCCCATTTCACGAATTTCATAATGCAGACCCACTAAAAAGGAATCTACCTTCCCTTGTTTCCCCTGAATAGCATAAGCAGGAAATGTACAATACGCACATTTTGTAGGGCAAAACGGAATTCCTATATAGATACTCACTTCATTTTGAAGTTGATATAAATCGGGAACAACTTCTAATTGTCGATCCACGATTCGTTGCATTAACTCGATTTTTTCATTCGTTATTAAATATTGCTCTTTTAACTCTGCATGAGATTTTTCTTTTGGTACTCCCGCTCTTACCCGGTTGTGAAGAAGCTTGGTAGGACGAATGCCTGTTAAAGCACCCCACTTCTGGTAAATACCCGTCACCTCTTGTAAAACCGTTACGTAGACATGAGAGACCGCCATTTTCACCTTTTTAAACAGTTCCTTCTCAGATAAAAAGGAGTCAAATTCAACCTCATAGGAAGCTGCATGTGTAGCCTCTGATTTTTGTTCTGTTAATATTGCAGTCACAGAAATTCTCTCTTCGACTGCCAGCTGAATTTCTACCGTGAGCTCAGCATCCGGTCGATTACCAATTTTCACTGTACACTCTTCAAAGAAGAGGTTGGCAATATGATGGAGTGGTCTATGAAGTCTTTCATCTTTAGTACCTATTATATTTATATTCAACCTAATCACCTTTCAATTATAGAAATCTTTCTAAAGTGTACAAAAACAGAGACAGATGGTCAATCATTCAGTAATTGACAATAATAATTCACTATAAATAAGGCTATTTTCAAAAAAATTGTTACTTTTCAAACCAGTCAATAAACTGTTAGATTACTTTGCACCGGGCAACTTTTCGTCTATTTTTGATGAATATAAACAACAAAATAAAAGATTGGATCAAAAATTACATGAAATAGCAACAATGTATACGATAAGAGCACTAAATATAAAAGCAATATCGATCCCATTGTTTTTAACATAATTGTTTCACTAACTTATAAGAGAAATGAATAAGTGTTTTTTCTAGGTTAGTTTTCATAATAGTATCCCCCTAACCTATACATTTTTTGATAAAAAAATAATAACAACATCAAAAAACAACAAAACAAAAGACAGAGTATGCAAACTCTGTCTTTACCACTCAATCTATAAGGTTCATTCGCTTTAAAAACTCTAAGGTTTGTTGTTTCCTAAAACATTCTTTTATCATATAAGCAACGCCATTATCTCGATTTGACCTGGTGATCCAATCAGCTTTTTTCTTCACTTTATAGGAGGCATTTCCCATCGCTACCCCTTGACCAGCCCATTCGATAAGTGGAAGATCACAATCTCCAACCCCGATCATAACAACTTGATATCGAGGAATGTTTAATTTTTCACTCAAAAGCATGAGCCCCTTTAGTTTTGACACACCGTTAGCAACAATCTCTAAGCGACAGGTATCATTGACAAACATATCAATTTCATCGTACATCCCTTTTAGCATTTTCATAACTTTAATGGCGTCTCTTTGATGTTCAAAGACAACATCAATTTTTGTTGGGTTGAATTTATTATCCATTAAGTATTCAGAAATCGAATCAACGTATTGATTTGTAGATATAAATCGAGAATCTCGTTCCCACACTTTTTTCCCTAACAAACTTTCGGGGAGTTTTGCCTTATTCATGATCGCATTATTTTCATCTGCTAATCGAATTTGACAAGAAAATGTGGAAAGGAACTGAGCAATATCAAAGGTGATGTTATCTTCAAGTTTCTTCATGTATATTGGTTTTCCCATTTCTGAGCTAATATAAGCTCCTTGATGGGTAATAAGGTCACCTTTGATTTTTAATGCTTTCGCTACCTTTTTAGCTGCCGGAAAGCTCCTACTAGTAACAAGGGTGACATAAATTCCTTTTTCTTGTACATACTGTATAGCTTCTTTTGTTTCCTTGCTTATTTTCCCATTTGGTTGAATTAACGTATCATCAATATTAATAGCCAATAGGCGATAGATCATAGTTGTTCCTCCTTCTAGAGATGCATGCACTTTGTATACTTGTATGTCCTGTAAGGAGGAGTTAGAACAATGAAGAATGAAAACACTGATTCTCAATTTTATCTTTTTTCTATATACTGTTATGGACATGCATACATTCATATGAAGGGTGAATAATCTTGAAAAAACAATCATGGCTCTCAATTCAGTTCTTTTCTTTCTTCTTTACATGGGGTGTATTCGTTCCGTACTGGACCGCTTGGCTCGTAGCGGGCAAGCAGTTTTCGGTATATGACGCCTCAACACTGATTGCGATTAGCTTTATTGTACGTTCCATTTCTACATTTTTTGCATTTCCTTATTTAAGTCAAAAACAATCATTACTTCACCTTGCTCGTGGACTTAGTATTATAACTTTGTTGTTTTTTGTGTTCTTTTGGCCATTCAATGGATTTTTCAATATGTTAGTCATCATATTTCTTTTTAGTTTTTTTTACCCGATGATGATGCCATTGACAGAAAGTGCAGCTTCACTATTGATGAAAAAGGATGGAATTTCTTACGGAAAAAGTCGTTTGTGGGGATCAGTAGGCTATACTCTTGCTCTTCTTGTAACAGGAGCAATGATTTCATTTTTCACAGAAAGTAGTATTTATTTTGTTATGTTAACAGGCTGTGTTTTGATGATGATCGGCACTTTTCTCCCAGCACCTTCGACAATTCAAAAGAATGAATCGAGAGCGGATTTTTCTTATAGAGACTTATTTTTTTCAAAAGAGTTTATGCTAGTTCTCTTAGTCTGTATTTTGATTCAAGGTTCACATGCCTCGTATTACAATTATGGAGTTCTCTATTTACAAGAACTCCATGTCAGTGGAATTGCGATAGGGATTATCTTAAATCTTGCGGTACTAGCCGAAATTGTCTTTTTTTCTAAAAGTGATGCGTTTTTTCTAAAAGTACCCATTTCATTGCTGCTACTTTTAGCTTCGACTGGAGCAATCTTACGGTGGACATTGGTCTATGCCTATCCTGACACTTTAATTTTTATTTGTTCACAAGTGCTACACGCTGTGACATTTGGTGTTGCTCACTATGCATTTATCCGCTTCATTTCTGAAAAAATGGACCCAAAGTTAATTTCTTCTGCACAAGGAATTTACGCCTCTATTGGAATGGGGCTTAGCACAGGATTATTATCTTTTTTAGGGGGACATCTTTATGCAATATCACCCGGGAGTGCATTTTTAGGAATGGCAGTTGTCACTATTCCATGTTTCTTTTTGTCTATTTTTCTGTATGTACATTATGATAAAACAAAATACATTACTTGAGTTTTCTCAGCGAAAAGTGATGTTAATTGAAGCATTGCCTTTACTCATTTTTAATTAGGATCTATTTGTATAGTATGTTGCTATTGAATGAAAAAATAGAAATCTTCAATTACTTTCAATAATAAATGGCTCTTTTCATATACATTGTGGCTATTTCATCTGATTTTTGATTAAATTGCCCCTTCACTGTTGATTTCCATTAAAAATAGACGAATTGATGCCCGAAACAAAGCTATATCACCGTTTATAGACTGGTGCGAAAACAGCCTAGTAAATACATGTTTAAAGATACAAAAAGAGGCCGTAAACCCTTGTTTATCGTGGTG
Proteins encoded in this window:
- a CDS encoding metallophosphoesterase family protein, with translation MPTIQFIHTADLHLDSPFTGLKSLPKEIFNKLCNSTFLSFERIVKEAIQREVDFLLISGDLYDGEDRSIKAQARLQKQFRLLQEASIPVFIIHGNHDHLSGNWHELSMPGNVHIFGEHVEELKLETKQHQQVHLYGFSYRERHIYDRKIKEYPLIKNSADFHIALLHGSEGSLLGSTHQPYAPFTLSELVNTGMDYWALGHIHKAQKLSSTPLILYPGNIQGRHRNEIGEKGCYHVILSKDETNLQFVPTQEVVWVQKNVNLEEEISFSEFYSMLQRVKEGYRELYTGTLLEIKINGNCSSMIASSIHNGELLQSLQDGEDVEERFVWIHSLSIETVSKSVQNSPILLELHETMEGWSDKDWEEAVADLYTHPQASRYLNDDNFNSKSKLKEKTAILLESTMKAKDE
- a CDS encoding enoyl-CoA hydratase; translated protein: MQTKMDYDTLHVTLEGKTAIIELNRPKSLNAMNIPLLRELLNCLTELKKDKSIQILILKGKGGAFSSGGDIKEMLAMASEQEFHSIMETIGNIAVTLYTMPKVTIAGIHGAAAGLGLSLALACDYLICEEDSKLAMNFIGIGLIPDGGGHFFMEQRLGVAKAKQMIWKGKVIGGQEALLKGMVEEVVAAGKLDEAVESYTKKCLHSPLQAMIKTKNILTTNHAPKLIKMLEMEKEGQWTMRQTKDHQEGVQAFIEKRKPKFQGE
- a CDS encoding 3-phenylpropionate MFS transporter, with the translated sequence MKKQSWLSIQFFSFFFTWGVFVPYWTAWLVAGKQFSVYDASTLIAISFIVRSISTFFAFPYLSQKQSLLHLARGLSIITLLFFVFFWPFNGFFNMLVIIFLFSFFYPMMMPLTESAASLLMKKDGISYGKSRLWGSVGYTLALLVTGAMISFFTESSIYFVMLTGCVLMMIGTFLPAPSTIQKNESRADFSYRDLFFSKEFMLVLLVCILIQGSHASYYNYGVLYLQELHVSGIAIGIILNLAVLAEIVFFSKSDAFFLKVPISLLLLLASTGAILRWTLVYAYPDTLIFICSQVLHAVTFGVAHYAFIRFISEKMDPKLISSAQGIYASIGMGLSTGLLSFLGGHLYAISPGSAFLGMAVVTIPCFFLSIFLYVHYDKTKYIT
- a CDS encoding ABC transporter ATP-binding protein; this translates as MTLAIKNVTKRFGSFTAVDNLSLAIPEREIFGFLGANGAGKTTTFRMIIGLLDSSEGEILWKDSLINYGTSSQIGYLPEERGLYPKIKVKEQIIYLARLRGMDKKAAEIELMYWLNRFNVPENADKKVEELSKGNQQKIQFIAAIIHKPKLLILDEPFSGLDPVNVEQLKEAVIELKNNGTTIVFASHRMEHVEELCEHLCIMHHGKPIVHGNLKEIKRSFGKKNVIVQADFDLSFLKEVPGVIKFRENVQGVVLQVEAEAIAQKILSEITGKGFVTKFELEEPSLNDIFIEKVGASYE
- a CDS encoding coproporphyrinogen III oxidase — translated: MNINIIGTKDERLHRPLHHIANLFFEECTVKIGNRPDAELTVEIQLAVEERISVTAILTEQKSEATHAASYEVEFDSFLSEKELFKKVKMAVSHVYVTVLQEVTGIYQKWGALTGIRPTKLLHNRVRAGVPKEKSHAELKEQYLITNEKIELMQRIVDRQLEVVPDLYQLQNEVSIYIGIPFCPTKCAYCTFPAYAIQGKQGKVDSFLVGLHYEIREMGKWMKEKGINITTVYYGGGTPTSITAEEMDMLYEEMYDSFPDVKNIREITVEAGRPDTITSQKLEVLNKWNIDRISINPQSYSNETLKAIGRHHSVEETIEKYHLARSMGMNNINMDLIIGLPGEGIPEFQHTLAETEKLMPESLTVHTLSFKRASEMTKNKEKYKVAQRKEIESMMTLAEDWTKNHDYHPYYLYRQKNILGNLENVGYSLIGQESIYNIMIMEELQTIIGIGCGAASKFIDPKTGKITHFANPKDPKSYNEGFKEYTEKKIEILNELFS
- a CDS encoding ABC transporter permease translates to MNNFLIMLLQTYSTKFKSKQFLITTLLIAGAIFLLVNFENIISALDDEGESQTIAVLDNTNELFDSYQAQISEMNQELILEKSSADEESLEKKVEAGDYSAYLILSYDEQNLPQGVYKAISVTDSSLSEELRRALQVTRSSIAAQKLDLSAEKLAVLSSIAPFEKVALSESAKTEEELNQARGLVYVLLFFIYFAVIMYANMIAVDVANEKSSRVMEILISSVSPVQQMFAKILGIGLLGLTQMAVWLGAGYFAISGAKGELSGGFFEFMGFENTPPLTIFYAVVFFLLGYFLFATLAALLGSLVSRVEDVQQVVMPMTFIIIIGFLISMVGLGDPESPFITITSFIPIFTPMVMFLRVGMLNIPAWEILLSISLLAGTIFAFAIFGARVYRGGVLMYGKSTPFKNIRKALQLSKKE
- a CDS encoding YhzD family protein; this translates as MNVYKLTVFEKNGEKILEENVNATDDSQAKQLGAALVEEKGFAEKTHRFTSPKGKLLLFHV
- a CDS encoding Cof-type HAD-IIB family hydrolase, yielding MIYRLLAINIDDTLIQPNGKISKETKEAIQYVQEKGIYVTLVTSRSFPAAKKVAKALKIKGDLITHQGAYISSEMGKPIYMKKLEDNITFDIAQFLSTFSCQIRLADENNAIMNKAKLPESLLGKKVWERDSRFISTNQYVDSISEYLMDNKFNPTKIDVVFEHQRDAIKVMKMLKGMYDEIDMFVNDTCRLEIVANGVSKLKGLMLLSEKLNIPRYQVVMIGVGDCDLPLIEWAGQGVAMGNASYKVKKKADWITRSNRDNGVAYMIKECFRKQQTLEFLKRMNLID
- a CDS encoding ATP-binding protein, giving the protein MRIKGFHIYGYGKINDLEVKDIQQFQLVYGENEAGKSSIQHFFHSVLFGFPTKVQNEPRYEPLHHTAYGGKVIFQSDIYGEIVIERKKGKATGDVSVYLENGTIGGEKELATILNGIEKETFQNIFSFDIHGLQNLSRLSDEEISRYLFSAAVNGTDEVFQLENRWEKEKNQLYRKSGKKPIINVLLNELKELEKELKIEKKKNGQYLELIKRKAEREASFSELKEMQNQMLKEKQELLSYQEKLPLYQERQQLQENLALLENAVNFPIDGLELLERYRQTAKTIAVKLQRNREKETSLQEEMSPYESQRHLLPYKQEIHSFIQQEESFRKLQQELEAVQRDLVVIHSSISQRINKLNLRFDEDELAKLETGILVKHEVKQLLQEHISLQSSYTHIQASYQREREGLRMAEQQCASVEALMLEEKEFNELLEQSHQVEKRKEIQKERMLLLQQESVVTTPLIWILLVSLVIFTGMTLGLMLNQTIITIVFLISGIALFSGYIYSRQKNNINVSKVQKRLEQLDQQIRDYPEKMDENLLQEQRQLRMEWKQKIIRSDEQQFRFKQVKNTQSDWDEKQHINEENFQSLKRKLGFPLSLQWSVLEEAFDELENLLKEQRKKKIQQQLVQSIQIEIKDFEDKWKQRLPEPWTNANTMFSQMHSLLDNLNEFLHKQAQYKEKVSELLEESQLWRVESQQIQKEIDHLLQLAKVKTEEKFRILGVQAKERKECIQRLSLVQQHLPLVEEEKETLTSSQIKEKIKTWDKNLQKREAELEITRAEIVKINYEIATLEEGEDYTALLHRYYEKKTEFQEYAIQWAQFAAAQKALAQTMASYKKERLPKVIKEANALVNELTNGQYIQIQRDDQQQLIIKRKDHVYFSPNQLSQATKEQVYVSIRLALVASLCREYPYPLLIDDGFVHFDAARTQSVLETLKQCSEKTQVIYFTCHDHIVEQFPKENILNLSALVKT